The genomic interval TAGTTAAGGGTGAATGGGGCACCGTAGAAGAAGTAACCCCAAGATATACTATCATCAGGACTTGGGATAACAGGAGGCAAGTTATACCAAACCACATTCTAGATAACGAAGTCGTAATAAACTACACTTTGACTGATCCGAAAAAACTGTTCCCAGTAGTATTGTTTGTGCCATATGATACTGACTTAGAGAAGGCGAGAGAGATAATGGTTGAAGAGGCTAGAAAACACCCTGATGTCCTTAAGACTTTGGATCCGACCTTTCAAGTCTTGGATTTCACAGAAGGGGCAATAATGCTTCGCTTACTTTTTCTTGCAAAAGATCAGCCAACAGCTTTTAAGACTGGGTGTGATTTGAGGTTAGCGATAAAGAAAAGGTTCGACGATGCAGGAATTAAACTTTCCTGCCCGACCCGATATATAACGCCTGACTCACAATTGCACGTGTTAAACGAGAATAAAAATATCGCCTAGGGGGCTTTAATCTATAACTTGCTGATGGAGAATCATTCCGTTAGGGCTGCTATGGCCTAAAAGCTGGAGAAGATAAGGCGAGAGAGTCAACAGCCCACAAGGACTGCTGGAGAATAATTTGTAGAGGTTATATATCTAATTTTAAGATTCGATGATACTCTCTGAGGGGGGACACTCGTCACTCAAAGAGAGCCTAGAATACAGGTCGACGAGCGCTGAGGGTTTATAAAACCAAAGAAGCTCTTTCGGAAGTCTACTTGGGTCTTCGCTGTATTTCTTACTAAGCGCTAAACCAAGCTCATGTAGTTTGCAAAGGTGTTCCCAATAGAGTCTAACCTGGGGGTCGCTTCTAAGCGACATTAAGTCTAGGTCGAGTTCTTGAATTCGACGGAATGCAGCTTTCGCTAATTCTTCCATCTTAGCTCTTAGTTCTCTCGCGAATGCGAGAATAGACTTCTTATCTTTTAAGATAAGTGCGACTTCTGGTTTTTCAAGGTCTAGCTTTTCTAGCTCTAGCTTTCCTAGTTCCAATTTTAGTTGAGTTGACATCGTCCTTCGCGTTTAACTTAGTTTGCGCGTCATATAAGATTTGTGTATTTTCTATATACATTCAAAAATTATCTATATATGGTAAATATTGCCGCAGTCTCACGTCAAAGTATCGCTTAAAAATTCGCTATGCTAAGCAAAAAAGAGACGCTAATATACCAACGCATAAACACCAAAAACATGACACATTTAAAGCCCACCGTTACCTACCACTCACAATGATTACCAACTCACCATACACCTGAGCTGCTAAGCCTCAGCGATATGAACTCTGAAACGGCGCTAGGTGGCTCTCAGTTTATATGTAACGCTAAGAGAGTTTACTTGAGAGTGACGGTAATGTTGGAGATAAAGAATTTATTTGTCTCCATCGGTGATAAAGAAATTCTCAAAGGCATAAACCTAGCGGTCCCCACCGGCGAGGTTCACGCTCTCTTCGGACCTAACGGTTCAGGTAAGACCACCCTCTTAAGGACGATCATGGGGTTCCCTGCGTGTAAAGTAACATCAGGGTCTATCACCTACAATGGAGAAGACCTTGCAAGGGTTCCCCTGAACGTCCGAGCTGAGAAAGGCATAGGGTTTTCATTCCAGAGACCCCCAACTATTCGCGGGGTGAAAACTAGAAAGATACTGGAGAAGTGCAGCAGAGGCAGGTTTGACGTTGAATGTTTGGCTGACGAATTAAAAATGAGGGATTTCCTCGACCGCGACATAAACGCGGGGTTTTCAGGTGGAGAGATCAAACGCGTTGAGCTACTTCAACTCCTCGCACAGGACCCCACCTTCATTCTGCTAGATGAGCCTGAATCTGGTGTGGATATACAGGCCATAGGCCTTATCGGAAATATGATCAACCGCCTTCTAAGAAGAGACAGCAAATGCGCACACCAGAGTACCCCTCCAACATCGAAATCAGCCATCATCATTACACATACCGGCGACATCTTAGACTATGTGCCGGCGGACAGAGGGCATGTACTCTGTGGCGGCAAGATAATATGTAGCGGCAACCCTTCTACAATCCTAAATAAGATAAGGAGCGCAGGCTACGAGGAGTGCTTAAGATGCCCGAGTTAACTG from Candidatus Bathyarchaeia archaeon carries:
- a CDS encoding ABC transporter ATP-binding protein — its product is MRVTVMLEIKNLFVSIGDKEILKGINLAVPTGEVHALFGPNGSGKTTLLRTIMGFPACKVTSGSITYNGEDLARVPLNVRAEKGIGFSFQRPPTIRGVKTRKILEKCSRGRFDVECLADELKMRDFLDRDINAGFSGGEIKRVELLQLLAQDPTFILLDEPESGVDIQAIGLIGNMINRLLRRDSKCAHQSTPPTSKSAIIITHTGDILDYVPADRGHVLCGGKIICSGNPSTILNKIRSAGYEECLRCPS